A region from the Oceanidesulfovibrio marinus genome encodes:
- a CDS encoding response regulator — MAHILIVEDETSVRAMLRESLAMEGYEVDEAANGREGLAAMETRPADVVVTDIHMPEQEGLQFIKDLRQRYPETKIVAISGGAPGIKSGCNLELASMFGAHITCAKPVDIDALLMMIRGFEAA, encoded by the coding sequence ATGGCACACATCCTTATCGTTGAAGATGAAACGTCCGTGCGAGCCATGCTGCGCGAATCACTTGCGATGGAAGGGTACGAGGTGGATGAGGCGGCTAACGGCAGAGAAGGCCTGGCCGCCATGGAAACCAGGCCGGCCGATGTGGTCGTCACCGACATCCACATGCCGGAGCAGGAAGGTTTGCAGTTCATCAAGGATCTGCGGCAGCGTTACCCGGAGACCAAGATCGTAGCCATCTCCGGCGGCGCGCCGGGGATCAAGTCGGGTTGCAACCTGGAGCTCGCTTCCATGTTCGGCGCGCATATCACCTGCGCCAAACCCGTGGACATCGACGCGCTGTTGATGATGATCCGCGGCTTTGAAGCAGCCTAG